The following coding sequences are from one Triticum dicoccoides isolate Atlit2015 ecotype Zavitan chromosome 4A, WEW_v2.0, whole genome shotgun sequence window:
- the LOC119285436 gene encoding abscisic acid receptor PYL4-like, with product MPCIPASSPSIQHHNHHHRVLAGVGMGCGAEAVVAAAGTAGMRCREHDCEVPAEVARHHEHAEPGSGQCCSAVVQHVAAPAAAVWSVVRRFDQPQAYKRFVRSCALVAGDGGVGTLREVHVVSGLPAASSRERLEILDDESHVLSFRVVGGEHRLKNYLSVTTVHPSPAAPSSATVVVESYVVDVPAGNTTEDTRVFIDTIVKCNLQSLAKTAEKVAAVS from the coding sequence ATGCCGTGCATCCCGGCGTCCAGCCCCAGcatccagcaccacaaccaccaccacAGAGTCCTAGCAGGCGTCGGCATGGGGTGCGGCGCGGAGGCGGTCGTGGCCGCGGCCGGGACGGCAGGGATGAGGTGCAGGGAGCACGACTGCGAGGTCCCGGCGGAGGTGGCGCGGCACCACGAGCACGCGGAGCCGGGGTCCGGCCAGTGCTGCTCCGCGGTGGTGCAGCACGTGGCGGCGCCCGCGGCGGCGGTGTGGTCCGTGGTGCGCCGGTTCGACCAGCCGCAGGCGTACAAGCGGTTCGTCCGCAGCTGCGCCCTGGTGGCCGGTGACGGCGGCGTGGGCACGCTCCGCGAGGTGCACGTCGTGTCGGGCCTCCCCGCGGCGTCCAGCCGCGAGCGGCTCGAGATCCTGGACGACGAGAGCCACGTGCTCAGCTTCCGCGTCGTCGGCGGGGAGCACCGGCTCAAGAACTACCTCTCCGTCACCACCGTGCACCCATCCCCGGCCGCGCCGTCCAGCGCCACCGTCGTCGTGGAGTCGTACGTCGTGGACGTGCCCGCGGGCAACACGACCGAGGACACCCGCGTGTTCATCGACACCATCGTCAAGTGCAACCTCCAGTCGCTGGCCAAGACCGCCGAGAAGGTCGCCGCCGTGTCGTGA